Part of the Flavobacterium alkalisoli genome is shown below.
GATAAAACATTTTCAGAAATAAAAAACTATTGGCGCTAAATTCATAATATATTAAGCTTAAATTCCACTTTTTTGAGACTGGTTTTGTATTTAATTTCAACTCTTAACAGATATAAATACTTTTACAATATTTCCAAAACCTAACTTATATCATATTTTATGTTTTGAGCAGTGATTTACTTTGCCTAAAAAGTAAATTAAGATGAAATACTGGAAAAAATTCTCCCATGACGAACGTCTGAAATATATTAAGAAAGCATTACAGGGTAATGTTAATTTTTCCGAAGATCCTTCTCTGGGCTATCCTGCCTCAAGACTTGATGAAAAAGTTTTTAATGATGAGGCTACTTTTTTAAAAGACTCCCCTATTTTGCAATCCTTTGTTGCAAACCCTAATCATATTGGCTGCCACACCTTCGGTTCTTCAGAAAAAGCTTTTAAAGGCACGCAGGATGTAGAACGTAAAGTACTTAACATCGTGGCTGTAGATATTTTTAAAGCACAGCCTGATTCTTTTGATGGCTATATCGCTCCGGGAGGAACAGAGGCTAATATACAGGCGATATGGGTATATAGAAACTACTTTATAAACAACTATAATGCATTACCCGAAGAAATTGTAATTCTGGCTTCGGAAGATACACATTATTCAATTCCTAAAGGTTCTAATCTTTTAATAGTTGATTATGTGAAAGTTCCTGTAAATTTTGAGGATAGGTCAATACATAAAGAAGGACTAAAGACAATCGTTGAGAAGGCTGTTACCAATGGTAAGAAATACTTTATTATAGTAGCAAATATGGGTACCACCATGTTTGGATCAGTAGATGATGTAAGTATATATACCGATATAATGCAACAACACAAACTGACATATAAATTACATATTGATGCCGCTTATGGAGGCTTTATCTATCCTTTTAGTAATAAAGATAATGAAATAAGTTTTCTTAACCCTAATATCAGTTCCATAACTATTGATGCCCATAAAATGTTGCAGGCTCCTTATGGAACAGGAATTTTTATATGCAGGAAAGGATTTATTGAAAATGTACTGACTAAAGAAGCCGAGTATGTAGAAGGTATGGATCTCACATTATGCGGAAGCCGTTCAGGAGCTAATGCTGTAGCCGTATGGACAATACTTTCGGCTTATGGACCGCATGCGTGGTTTGAAAAAATAAGCATCCTTCAAATGAGAACCGTCTGGCTTTGTAATCAGCTTGATGAGTTAGGGATTAGTTATTACAGAAATCCCCATATGAATATCGTTACCATTAAAGCCGAAGGTATTCCTGACGAAATAGCTCATAAATTTGATTTGGTTCCTCAAAAACATGATGAATCCAACCAATGGTATAAAATCATTGTTATGGGACATGTGGAAATTGAAGATCTTTCTCAGTTTACAGATACCTTAAAAACATTACAAAATACTGTTCTTAACTAATTGCTGTGTATGTAACTTTTGTTACTGCCTTACCTATAAGCAAGATATACTTTTACAGTATAATAACTAAAAGAACCTAATTATGAAAATAGAACAAATTTACACCGGATGTTTAGCTCAGGGAGCTTATTATATTGAAAGTAATGGAGAAGCGGCAATAATTGACCCGTTACGTGAAGTACAGCCTTATATTGACAGAGCAACTAACAATAATGCTAAAATAAAATATGTACTTGAAACTCATTTTCATGCTGATTTTGTGAGCGGCCACTTAGATCTTGCTAAAAAGACCGGAGCTACAATAGTATTTGGCCCTACTGCAAGACCCGGTTTTGAAGCTCATGTTGCCCATGATGGAGAAATTTTACAGCTTGGTGATGTGTCAATTAAGGTTATTCACACGCCTGGACACACAATGGAAAGCAGTTGTTTCCTTCTAATTGATTCTGATGGAAAAGAAACAGCTTTATTTACAGGAGACACACTATTTATAGGTGATGTAGGACGCCCCGACCTTGCGCAAAAGGTAATTGCAGATTTAACTCAGGAAAAACTTGCTGCACATTTATACAATTCCTTACATGATAAGATTATTCCGTTAGCTGATGATATAATTGTTTACCCCGCACACGGTGCAGGTTCTGCCTGTGGCAAAAACATGAGTAAAGAAACTACTGACACGTTAGGTAATCAAAAGAAAACAAATTATGCGTTACAACCCATGAGTAAAGAAGAGTTTACAGATAAAGTGTTAGACGGACTAATGCCTCCTCCCGCCTACTTTCCTGAAAATGTACTTATGAATATTAAGGGGTATGAAAGTATTGACAGTGTTTTAAATAAAGGGCTTCATTCCTTTAGCCCTGAAGGCTTTGAAACTGCGGCAAGCGAAACAGAAGCCCTTATCTTAGATACAAGGGATCCTCAAATTTTTGCCAAAGGATTTATTCCCGGCAGTATAAATATCGGTATAGATGGTAACTTCGCCCCATGGGCAGGAGCATTAATACCAACCATTAAGCACCCTATACTTATTATAGCCGAACCGGGACGTGAAGAAGAGGTTGTTACACGTTTGGCAAGAGTAGGTTATGATAATACTATAGGTTATCTTGAAGGAGGATTTGAAACATGGAAAAAAACCGGAAAATCACAGGATAGTATTACCTCAATTACAGCTGATGAACTTTGGGAAAGGTTACAGGTTAATCCCGAATTAAATATTCTTGATGTTAGGAAAGCCAGCGAACATTTCTCTGAACATATTATTCAATCAGAAAACATTGCACTCGATTATATAAATCAAAACTTAGCTAAGGTTGATAAAAATAAAACGTATTATGTACACTGTGCAGGCGGATATCGTTCAATGATTTTTATTTCGATATTAAAGGCTAGAGGCTATAATAATCTGATTGATATACAGGGAGGCTTTAAGGCTATTAAAGATTCCGGTAAATTTAAAATCAGTGACTACGTTTGCCCAACAACAATGCTGTAGTTAAAAAATAAAAACACCCTTTAAAAGGGTGTTTTTATTTTTATCCCGGAGGATTATCCAGTGCTTTTACTTTCTCTTTATAGTTAGCAGGCAAAACCATAGCTTTCAAAATACTATCTATATTTAAAGCTTTAGCTAGTTTATACAAAGACAACCCCATATTGCTAACAAACATTGTATTTTTTATTCGCAGCATTTCCTTAACTTCAACCGGGATTACAGTACGCTGTACTTCAAGTAGTATTCTATATCTTACCAATCCGAGATGTTTTCTATATTGCCTGAATAAATCATCAGTATAATAACTATACTTCATGTTTTGCGATAAATGCTCCTGTCGCATACTCTGCCACTCTTCATAATTGGAAGGCAGTCCTTTTAACCCCATTAACAGTCCTACCCTGTTAAACACATCAAACACTTCCCTTT
Proteins encoded:
- a CDS encoding pyridoxal-dependent decarboxylase; amino-acid sequence: MKYWKKFSHDERLKYIKKALQGNVNFSEDPSLGYPASRLDEKVFNDEATFLKDSPILQSFVANPNHIGCHTFGSSEKAFKGTQDVERKVLNIVAVDIFKAQPDSFDGYIAPGGTEANIQAIWVYRNYFINNYNALPEEIVILASEDTHYSIPKGSNLLIVDYVKVPVNFEDRSIHKEGLKTIVEKAVTNGKKYFIIVANMGTTMFGSVDDVSIYTDIMQQHKLTYKLHIDAAYGGFIYPFSNKDNEISFLNPNISSITIDAHKMLQAPYGTGIFICRKGFIENVLTKEAEYVEGMDLTLCGSRSGANAVAVWTILSAYGPHAWFEKISILQMRTVWLCNQLDELGISYYRNPHMNIVTIKAEGIPDEIAHKFDLVPQKHDESNQWYKIIVMGHVEIEDLSQFTDTLKTLQNTVLN
- a CDS encoding MBL fold metallo-hydrolase, which gives rise to MKIEQIYTGCLAQGAYYIESNGEAAIIDPLREVQPYIDRATNNNAKIKYVLETHFHADFVSGHLDLAKKTGATIVFGPTARPGFEAHVAHDGEILQLGDVSIKVIHTPGHTMESSCFLLIDSDGKETALFTGDTLFIGDVGRPDLAQKVIADLTQEKLAAHLYNSLHDKIIPLADDIIVYPAHGAGSACGKNMSKETTDTLGNQKKTNYALQPMSKEEFTDKVLDGLMPPPAYFPENVLMNIKGYESIDSVLNKGLHSFSPEGFETAASETEALILDTRDPQIFAKGFIPGSINIGIDGNFAPWAGALIPTIKHPILIIAEPGREEEVVTRLARVGYDNTIGYLEGGFETWKKTGKSQDSITSITADELWERLQVNPELNILDVRKASEHFSEHIIQSENIALDYINQNLAKVDKNKTYYVHCAGGYRSMIFISILKARGYNNLIDIQGGFKAIKDSGKFKISDYVCPTTML
- a CDS encoding oxygenase MpaB family protein, whose translation is MSTEYFVHKNSIVRKIWGKSDTIIFIFAGASAEFALNKAVDWLYFTGKLPKDPLGRLFSTVAYAKLIVFAERESAIKAISSMAAIHSQVETNRQAKIPDWAYRDVLFMLIVYSIKSFEVLERKLTIEEKREVFDVFNRVGLLMGLKGLPSNYEEWQSMRQEHLSQNMKYSYYTDDLFRQYRKHLGLVRYRILLEVQRTVIPVEVKEMLRIKNTMFVSNMGLSLYKLAKALNIDSILKAMVLPANYKEKVKALDNPPG